The Nitrospira sp. genome segment TGTTTGTTCAAGAGCTGAGCCATTATTGAAGCGGAAGCTGCGGACAAACCCGGCGCAAAAATCAGCATAGAAATAGGTGCCTTGGATTGCCGGTGCTGCTTGGCCTCGATAGACATACCCTCCGGTAACAGAGCAGGCTCCATTGTCATGGGTATACTCAACAATCGGCAATGTAAGATTCCCGTTATTGCAGTTGGTGGCTGGGTTAAAACAAACTGATCCCTCCATGAGTCGCCAACCGTAATTGAGTCCTCTTCCTGCATTGGGACCCGCCGACACATTGATTTCTTCTCGAGCATCCTGGCCGACATCGCCGATATAGAGATCGTTCCCATCGAACGAAAAGCGCCAGGGATTCCGGAGTCCATAGCTCCAGATCAACTGATTGCCTCCGCTGAGGAGAAAAGGGTTGACTGTTCCGCTGGTGCAGGCTGCTCCGGTGGTTGGATCGATCCGGAGCAGTTTTCCCAGTCGGCTTCCGAGGTTTTGGGCGTTATTGTTCGGATCCCCGGAACCTCCTCCATCTCCGACTCCTGCGTACAAACAGCCATCCGGTCCGAATGCCAACATGCCCCCATTATGGTTGGCGAAACCCGGATGTGGAATGGAGACCAAGATGACCTGCGAAGCTGGAGCAGCGACGTTGGGGTCTGTTGGTGACACTAGAAGCCGAGCGATCGTGATTGCTCCGTTGGCGTCCGTATAATAGATATAGAACCGACCGTTGGTATTGTAGTTTGGGTCAAAGGCCGCTCCCAGCAAGCCTTGTTCTCCTCCACTTGTGATGCCCGTCACGGTCAGAAATGTCGAGAGCACGCTTCCAGTTGCCCGATCAAGTACTTTAATGGCGCCTCCCAGTTCCAGGACGAAGAGACGATTCGAATCACCAGGGGGCGCCGTCATGAATACCGGAAAATTAAGGTTGCTCGCGATGGTTTGGAGCTTCAGAGTGGTTGATGTCGGAGCGCTGTCCTGGGTGTCACCTTTTCCTCCACAAGCAGCAAGGCCGGTACAACACATACATAGGGTGGTCCAGAGGATAAGCGTTCTCATTGGGTAAGCCCTTGTCTTGCTTGGGAGATATTCCGCATCTTATCACTCCTTGTGGTAACAAATCCTTAGCGCCATTTGAAGAGGGCAGACTTATCTCAGGAATGACACCAGAACAACCTGGTCCCTGGGCTTCGCTGAGTCTGGTGTTTTCTAGAAGGGCAGTCTTTTGTCTTGATCCGCTCAGGGCGACTCTATAGAATGGCTCAGCTTTTCGGGTGGTTAGCTTCTTGTTCGACTCCGCCCGCCTTGGATTTACCCACTCGCGCATGTACTTTGGATGGGTTGAAGCCACGGAGAGCCGTGTGACATAAGGAGTCCGTTTAACCAGCAGGAGGATTTCCCGTGAGTGACTCATCGATTGTAACGTTTGCTCTTATAGCGGCCGTGGCTGGTATCGCCTATGGGCTGTACCTCGCGATGTGGGTGTTCAGGCTCGATGCCGGCAATGCCAAGATGCAGGAAATCTCAAAAGCCATTCAAGAGGGTGCCAGCGCCTACATGAATCGACAGTACAAGACCGTCGGGTATGTCGCCGCGGGCCTGTTCGTCATTCTGGCGGCGGCTGGAGCCGTCTCGGATAAATTTGGTCTGATCACTGCGGTCGGATTCTTAGTCGGCGCCAGTGCCTCGGCCATCGCCGGCTACGTGGGCATGATCATCGCGGTTCGTGCCAATGTTCGGACTGCCCAAGCAGCCCATGATGGGATGAATGCGGCCTTGATCGTTGCCTTTCGCGGTGGAGCGGTGACGGGCCTGCTCCTGATCGGGCTCGGACTTCTGGCTATTACTGGGTTCTATACCATTGCAGTATCAATGGCTGGACAGGAGAAAGCCATTCACGCGTTGCTCAGTCTTGGCTTCGGTGGCAGTCTGATCTCCGTCTTCGCACGCGTCGGTGGCGGCATCTACACGAAGGCAGCCGACGTCGGTGCCGACTTGGTCGGCAAAGTAGAAGCGGGGATTCCAGAAGATGATCCGAGAAATCCGGCCGTGATTGCAGATAACGTGGGTGACAATGTGGGTGACTGCGCCGGAATGGCGGCAGACTTGTTTGAAACCTATGCCGTGACGACCGTGGCAGCCATGGTGTTGGCCTTTACGATGTTCAAGGGAGCGACCGCTCCAATCCTTTATCCGTTAGCGTTAGGTGGGGTGACGATCTTTGCCACAATTATCGGTATCTTCTTTGTCAAGGTCACTCCGGGCGGGGAAATCATGCCGGCGCTCTATAAAGGGTTGTTTGTAGCCGGTGGGATCGCAGCTGCGGCATTTTTGCCGATCACCTTCATGATCATGGGTGGAGTAGGCGGTGTCAGCGGATTCAGCTACTACATCGCAGCGTTGATGGGCTTGGCCGTGACATTGGCGCTTGTGTTTATCACGGATTATTACACCTCCAAGAGCTATGAACCGGTGCAGTACATCGCCAAGGCGAGTGAAACCGGCCATGCGACGAATATTATCGCAGGCTTGGCGGTGGGTATGCAGGCGACTGCAGCTCCTGTAGTGGTGATTGCCCTGGCAATTCTCGGCAGTTATTGGATTTGCGGGGGAGCGGAATCCAGTGGCCTGTATGGCGTTGCCGTCGCAGCGGTGTCCATGCTCTCGATGGCAGGGATTGTCGTTGCGATCGATGCCTTCGGTCCTATTACGGACAATGCGGGTGGCATTGCAGAAATGTCGCATTTGGGCAAGGACGTTCGAGACATCACGGATCCATTGGATGCGGTCGGCAATACGACCAAGGCGGTCACAAAGGGCTATGCGATCGGGTCCGCTGGTTTGGCGGCGGTCGTGTTGTTCGCGGAATATTCCCGCGAGGTTGCAGCCCGCAATCCCTCACTGGCCGCATTTGATCTTTCCAATCCGAAAGTTTTAGTGGGGCTGTTCCTCGGTGGCATGTTGCCGTTTATTTTCGGCGCATTGTGCATGAAAGCCGTCGGTCAAGCCGGTGGTTTGATCGTCGAAGAAGTCCGGCGCCAATTTCGGACGATCAAGGGCATCATGGAGGGAACCGGTAAGCCGGAATATGGAACTTGTGTGGATATCGTGACGCAGGCGGCGATCCAGAAGATGATGATCCCAGGATTGATTCCGGTGGTGTCGCCACTCTTGATAGGCGTGATTCTTGGCCCTCAGGCGCTGGGTGGGGTGCTCGTGGGCAGCATCGTGACCGGTTTGTTTGTTGCGATTTCCATGACGAGCGGTGGTGGCGCCTGGGACAACGCCAAGAAGTTTATCGAAGAGCAGGGCAAGAAGGGGAGCGAAACACACAAGGCGGCGGTCACCGGTGATACGGTCGGTGATCCATACAAGGACACAGCGGGTCCTGCCGTGAATCCGATGATCAAGGTGATTAATATCGTGGCGTTGCTTATTATTTCGCTCATTGTATAGGGTAGCATCTCTTGTATCTCGCGAATCGTTGTTCGAGCCATGAAGTGGGTTGCTCGCGCTTTCTTCATGATCGAGCAGTCTTCCTCCTGTCGGTTCCTGAAGCCATGAGATGGCTTTTCTTCTCGGCGAGAGTCTTCTCATGGTTTTTACGTTAGCTTGACGGTTTTACGAATGCTGGAGTAAGGTTAATTAAACCTGTCCTTGGTTATCGGGAGGTGCTCGGATGGAAAAACAAGAGCGAAAACAGGAAACCAGACGAGAGCCGCAAGGTCAAGGTAAGGAAGAAGTCAAGGCGAATCCCAAGGTTGTCGAAGCCGGCAAGAAGATCAAGGAAGACATCGATAAACTGGTCGATGAAATTGACGATGTCCTTGAAAAGAACGCCGAAGAATTTGTGAAGAACTACGTACAGAAAGGAGGAGAATAACACCGGCTCCAACTACCCCATTCCCACTCGATTCGTCCTACCCCTCCCACAAGGTCCTCGGTTTGACAAA includes the following:
- a CDS encoding PQQ-dependent sugar dehydrogenase, encoding MRTLILWTTLCMCCTGLAACGGKGDTQDSAPTSTTLKLQTIASNLNFPVFMTAPPGDSNRLFVLELGGAIKVLDRATGSVLSTFLTVTGITSGGEQGLLGAAFDPNYNTNGRFYIYYTDANGAITIARLLVSPTDPNVAAPASQVILVSIPHPGFANHNGGMLAFGPDGCLYAGVGDGGGSGDPNNNAQNLGSRLGKLLRIDPTTGAACTSGTVNPFLLSGGNQLIWSYGLRNPWRFSFDGNDLYIGDVGQDAREEINVSAGPNAGRGLNYGWRLMEGSVCFNPATNCNNGNLTLPIVEYTHDNGACSVTGGYVYRGQAAPAIQGTYFYADFCAGFVRSFRFNNGSALEQTEWPLLAASSITSFGQDGSGELYILTKGGNISRIVPN
- a CDS encoding sodium-translocating pyrophosphatase, which translates into the protein MSDSSIVTFALIAAVAGIAYGLYLAMWVFRLDAGNAKMQEISKAIQEGASAYMNRQYKTVGYVAAGLFVILAAAGAVSDKFGLITAVGFLVGASASAIAGYVGMIIAVRANVRTAQAAHDGMNAALIVAFRGGAVTGLLLIGLGLLAITGFYTIAVSMAGQEKAIHALLSLGFGGSLISVFARVGGGIYTKAADVGADLVGKVEAGIPEDDPRNPAVIADNVGDNVGDCAGMAADLFETYAVTTVAAMVLAFTMFKGATAPILYPLALGGVTIFATIIGIFFVKVTPGGEIMPALYKGLFVAGGIAAAAFLPITFMIMGGVGGVSGFSYYIAALMGLAVTLALVFITDYYTSKSYEPVQYIAKASETGHATNIIAGLAVGMQATAAPVVVIALAILGSYWICGGAESSGLYGVAVAAVSMLSMAGIVVAIDAFGPITDNAGGIAEMSHLGKDVRDITDPLDAVGNTTKAVTKGYAIGSAGLAAVVLFAEYSREVAARNPSLAAFDLSNPKVLVGLFLGGMLPFIFGALCMKAVGQAGGLIVEEVRRQFRTIKGIMEGTGKPEYGTCVDIVTQAAIQKMMIPGLIPVVSPLLIGVILGPQALGGVLVGSIVTGLFVAISMTSGGGAWDNAKKFIEEQGKKGSETHKAAVTGDTVGDPYKDTAGPAVNPMIKVINIVALLIISLIV
- a CDS encoding ubiquitin-like protein Pup; its protein translation is MEKQERKQETRREPQGQGKEEVKANPKVVEAGKKIKEDIDKLVDEIDDVLEKNAEEFVKNYVQKGGE